Proteins found in one Methylobacterium sp. CB376 genomic segment:
- a CDS encoding ABC-type transport auxiliary lipoprotein family protein, whose product MPPVFLRIPHVPTASALALALVLGGCGGTVPTTFDLTALPGAARAGSARRSLIVAEPVGLQPFEADRIIVREPGGSLSFLGGGQWVDRLPRLIQARLIQSLENARSLRAVSRPGDKIAADTLLVTEIRAFDIAAGSREAVVDLSAKLVSEATGSVVAARVFAARVPVADLSPGASANGLDRALSLVLADVVRWVGAGG is encoded by the coding sequence ATGCCGCCTGTGTTCCTCCGGATCCCGCACGTCCCGACCGCGAGCGCCCTCGCCCTGGCGCTGGTGCTCGGCGGCTGCGGGGGTACGGTGCCCACGACCTTCGATCTCACGGCCCTGCCGGGCGCGGCCCGCGCGGGCAGCGCCCGCCGGAGCCTGATCGTGGCGGAGCCGGTCGGCCTGCAGCCCTTCGAGGCGGACCGCATCATCGTGCGCGAGCCGGGCGGCTCGCTCTCCTTCCTGGGCGGCGGGCAATGGGTGGACCGGCTGCCGCGCCTGATCCAGGCCCGGCTGATCCAGAGCCTGGAGAACGCCAGGAGCCTGCGCGCGGTGAGCCGGCCGGGAGACAAGATCGCCGCCGACACCCTGCTGGTGACCGAGATCCGCGCCTTCGACATCGCGGCCGGGAGCCGGGAGGCGGTGGTGGACCTGTCGGCCAAGCTGGTGTCGGAGGCGACCGGGAGCGTGGTCGCCGCGCGGGTCTTCGCGGCGCGGGTCCCGGTGGCGGACCTGAGCCCGGGCGCCTCCGCGAACGGCCTCGACCGCGCCCTCTCCCTCGTGCTCGCGGACGTGGTGCGCTGGGTCGGGGCCGGCGGCTGA
- a CDS encoding MlaD family protein translates to METRANNVLIGTFTLAVIAAGFLFAFWMRGPVSNDGRMPLRIVFSGGVGGLAKGSVVTFNGIRVGEATEVELLPQDPRRVMALVEVERSTPLRADTRARLDMTMLTGVASIALVGGSADAPPLKAPEGDRMATIFADSSDIQDLMQSARTIAQRADDMLQRLDRVVAGNEGAINRTLANVEQFSKALNDSAPALDALVKAVDGRKLGSLIDNADRFSAALAAAAPDIQDGLHDARLLAAKLNASADRVDAVLKGAEGFLGSASGEAGKSTFGEIREAAISIREAGRAFRTMSENLDKRTATITTSFGRLSGAGRREVQNLSTEGQRTLNSLNSAARTIERDPSQVIFGGKPSLPEYNGR, encoded by the coding sequence ATGGAAACCCGCGCCAACAACGTCCTGATCGGGACCTTCACCCTCGCGGTGATCGCCGCCGGCTTCCTGTTCGCGTTCTGGATGCGCGGCCCCGTCTCGAACGACGGCCGCATGCCCCTGCGCATCGTGTTCTCGGGCGGCGTCGGCGGGCTCGCCAAGGGCTCGGTCGTCACCTTCAACGGCATCCGGGTCGGCGAGGCGACGGAGGTCGAGCTGCTGCCGCAGGACCCGCGGCGGGTGATGGCCCTGGTCGAGGTCGAGCGCAGCACGCCCCTGCGCGCCGACACCCGGGCGCGCCTCGACATGACGATGCTGACCGGCGTCGCCTCGATCGCCCTCGTGGGCGGCAGCGCCGATGCCCCGCCCCTGAAGGCGCCGGAGGGCGACCGGATGGCGACCATCTTCGCCGATTCGTCGGACATCCAGGACCTGATGCAGAGCGCGCGCACCATCGCGCAGCGCGCGGACGACATGCTGCAGCGCCTCGACCGGGTGGTGGCGGGCAACGAGGGGGCGATCAACCGCACCCTCGCCAATGTCGAGCAATTCTCGAAGGCGCTGAACGACAGCGCCCCCGCCCTCGACGCCCTGGTCAAGGCCGTGGACGGCCGCAAGCTCGGCAGCCTGATCGACAATGCGGACCGCTTCTCGGCCGCCCTCGCGGCGGCGGCGCCCGACATCCAGGACGGGCTGCACGACGCGCGCCTCCTGGCCGCCAAGCTCAACGCCTCCGCCGACCGCGTCGACGCGGTGCTCAAGGGGGCCGAGGGCTTCCTCGGCTCGGCCTCCGGCGAGGCCGGCAAGAGCACCTTCGGCGAGATCCGCGAGGCGGCGATCTCGATCCGCGAGGCGGGCCGGGCCTTCCGGACCATGTCGGAGAACCTCGACAAGCGCACCGCGACCATCACGACGAGCTTCGGCCGCCTGAGCGGGGCGGGCCGGCGCGAGGTCCAGAACCTGTCCACCGAGGGCCAGCGCACCCTCAACAGCCTCAACAGCGCCGCCCGCACCATCGAGCGCGACCCCTCGCAGGTGATCTTCGGCGGCAAGCCGTCGTTGCCCGAATACAACGGTCGCTGA
- a CDS encoding pilus assembly protein TadG-related protein, which produces MMRAIRRFLADRTGAVALIIGLSLPLLVAGSGAAVEYARIHKRRAELQKAVDVAALGAAGELSVAGSDVSVEAMARRLAFDSARATDPGITRVSAAVVGRGTSVTVAINETVQSLFGRLLTLPSMEIGASATAESSGSTRVCLLTLDEARPDAMHLHKNANVVATSCGLFGASADRAGIHIEDGAFVDAALICSVGGIALGRATIRGVTQSGCPPRTDPLASRAGPAIPPCYSTTQTLIDGTRTPTALLMPGVYCGGLKITNGAVVTFAAGIYVINDGPLVVDKNGVITGQNVGFYFTGDAGGVLFDVKSSIDLTAPKDGPMAGLLFFENRSVSAPVAVQSDTKLPPPPPPPGSPPMRQYRIISNNARNLLGTIYLPAGRLIVDANNPVADRSAYTIIVARQVEFFDGPSLYLNSNYGSSDIPVPDGVGNTLKRTVKLVQ; this is translated from the coding sequence AGCGGCGGGCGGAGCTGCAGAAGGCGGTCGACGTCGCGGCCCTCGGCGCGGCCGGCGAGCTCAGCGTGGCGGGCTCCGACGTCTCCGTCGAGGCGATGGCCAGGCGCCTCGCCTTCGACTCCGCCCGCGCCACGGATCCGGGCATCACGCGCGTCAGCGCCGCGGTGGTCGGCCGCGGCACCTCGGTCACGGTGGCGATCAACGAGACGGTGCAGAGCCTGTTCGGACGGCTCCTGACCCTGCCCTCGATGGAGATCGGCGCGAGCGCCACGGCCGAATCGTCGGGCTCGACCCGGGTCTGCCTCCTGACCCTCGACGAGGCCCGCCCGGACGCGATGCACCTGCACAAGAACGCCAACGTCGTGGCGACGAGCTGCGGCCTGTTCGGCGCCTCGGCGGACCGGGCCGGCATCCACATCGAGGACGGGGCCTTCGTGGACGCCGCGCTGATCTGCTCGGTCGGGGGCATCGCCCTCGGCCGCGCCACGATCCGCGGGGTCACCCAGAGCGGCTGCCCGCCGCGCACCGACCCCCTGGCGAGCCGCGCCGGCCCCGCGATCCCGCCCTGCTACTCCACCACCCAGACCCTCATCGACGGCACCAGGACCCCGACGGCCCTGCTGATGCCCGGCGTCTATTGCGGGGGCCTCAAGATCACCAACGGCGCCGTGGTGACCTTCGCGGCCGGCATCTACGTGATCAACGACGGTCCGCTGGTCGTCGACAAGAACGGCGTGATCACCGGGCAGAACGTCGGCTTCTACTTCACGGGCGACGCGGGCGGGGTGCTGTTCGACGTCAAGAGCAGCATCGACCTGACGGCGCCGAAGGACGGCCCGATGGCCGGGCTGCTGTTCTTCGAGAACCGCTCGGTCAGCGCGCCGGTCGCCGTCCAGTCCGACACCAAGCTGCCGCCGCCGCCGCCGCCGCCGGGCTCGCCCCCGATGCGCCAGTACCGCATCATCAGCAACAACGCCCGCAACCTGCTCGGCACGATCTACTTGCCGGCCGGTCGGCTCATCGTCGACGCGAACAATCCGGTGGCCGACCGCTCGGCCTACACGATCATCGTGGCGCGGCAGGTCGAGTTCTTCGACGGGCCGAGCCTCTATCTCAACTCGAATTACGGGTCGAGCGACATCCCGGTCCCGGACGGCGTCGGCAATACCCTGAAGCGCACCGTCAAGCTCGTGCAGTGA
- a CDS encoding ABC transporter permease, whose amino-acid sequence MSSNQEAGPVSTEASAHLTVAGATLLRFRDGVQARLTGSWTADQAPAVEAAAAAIAAPGEPGPRVQVDLSGLVRLDTLGAFVLERTRSEIEAAGRAVDYAGARPEHRILLREVAYRRDTPPPPRRRRLGLLDGLEALGAGLRRLGAEGLSWLGFLGEVVAACLRVLARPRRFRAASFVNQMEQIAYRGTPIIMLIAFLVGCIVTQQGIIQLQRFGAQSFVVNMIGILTLRELGVLLTAIMVAGRSGSAFTAEIGSMRMREEVDALRVMGLDPIEILIVPRILALMLALPMLGFLADVAALLGGALTSMAYGNLSFDAFLARLQAVISVRHGLVGMLKAPFMALIIGIIATSEGFRVEGSAESLGRHVTASVVKSIFMVIVLDGVFAIFFAAIDL is encoded by the coding sequence ATGTCGAGCAACCAGGAGGCCGGGCCCGTGTCGACCGAGGCCAGCGCGCACCTGACCGTGGCCGGCGCCACCCTCCTGCGCTTCCGCGACGGCGTCCAGGCGCGGCTCACCGGGTCCTGGACCGCCGACCAGGCGCCCGCCGTCGAGGCCGCCGCCGCCGCGATCGCGGCGCCGGGCGAGCCGGGGCCGCGCGTGCAGGTCGATCTCTCCGGGCTGGTCCGGCTCGACACGCTCGGGGCCTTCGTGCTGGAGCGCACCCGCAGCGAGATCGAGGCGGCGGGCCGCGCCGTCGACTACGCGGGCGCCCGGCCCGAGCACCGCATCCTGCTTCGCGAGGTCGCCTATCGGCGGGACACCCCCCCTCCCCCGCGCCGCCGCCGCCTCGGCCTCCTCGACGGGCTCGAGGCGCTCGGGGCCGGCCTGCGCCGGCTCGGGGCGGAGGGCCTGTCCTGGCTCGGCTTCCTCGGGGAGGTGGTGGCGGCCTGCCTGCGGGTCCTGGCCCGGCCGCGCCGCTTCCGCGCCGCCTCCTTCGTCAACCAGATGGAGCAGATCGCCTATCGGGGCACGCCGATCATCATGCTGATCGCCTTCCTGGTCGGCTGCATCGTCACCCAGCAGGGCATCATCCAGCTGCAGCGCTTCGGGGCGCAGTCCTTCGTCGTCAACATGATCGGCATCCTCACGCTGCGCGAGCTCGGGGTGCTGCTCACCGCCATCATGGTGGCGGGCCGCTCGGGCTCGGCCTTCACGGCCGAGATCGGCTCGATGCGGATGCGCGAGGAGGTCGACGCCCTGCGGGTGATGGGCCTCGACCCGATCGAGATCCTGATCGTGCCGCGCATCCTCGCCCTGATGCTGGCCCTGCCGATGCTCGGCTTCCTCGCCGACGTCGCGGCCCTGCTCGGCGGGGCCCTGACCTCGATGGCCTACGGCAACCTGTCCTTCGACGCCTTCCTGGCGCGGCTGCAGGCAGTGATCTCGGTCCGGCACGGCCTCGTGGGCATGCTGAAGGCCCCCTTCATGGCCCTGATCATCGGCATCATCGCGACGAGCGAAGGCTTCCGCGTCGAGGGCTCGGCGGAATCGCTCGGCCGCCACGTCACCGCCTCAGTCGTCAAGTCAATCTTCATGGTCATCGTGCTCGATGGCGTCTTCGCCATCTTCTTCGCGGCCATCGACCTGTAG
- a CDS encoding ABC transporter ATP-binding protein — MIRVRDLVVGFGERTVLKGLNLDIRRGEILGFVGPSGQGKSVLTRTLLGLVPKRSGTIEVFGEDVDRLSPARRRLIERRWGVLFQQGALFSALTVKQNIQVPMREHLTLSERLLDEFARLKIELVGLKPDAADKLPSELSGGMIKRAALARALALDPEVLFLDEPTSGLDPIGAGEFDDLVATLQRTLGLTVFMVTHDLDSLYTACDRIAALGDGQIIAAGPIEEMLASDHPWLRSYFHGKRARAIVPGEPRAAAR, encoded by the coding sequence GTGATCCGCGTGCGCGACCTCGTGGTCGGCTTCGGCGAGCGGACGGTCCTGAAGGGCCTGAACCTCGACATCCGCCGGGGCGAGATCCTGGGCTTCGTCGGCCCCTCCGGCCAGGGCAAGTCCGTCCTGACCCGGACCCTGCTCGGCCTCGTGCCGAAGCGCTCGGGCACGATCGAGGTCTTCGGGGAGGATGTCGACCGCCTCTCCCCGGCCCGGCGGCGCCTGATCGAGCGCCGCTGGGGCGTGCTGTTCCAGCAGGGCGCCCTGTTCTCCGCCCTCACCGTCAAGCAGAACATCCAGGTGCCGATGCGCGAGCACCTGACCCTGTCCGAGCGCCTGCTCGACGAGTTCGCGCGGCTCAAGATCGAGCTCGTCGGCCTCAAGCCGGACGCGGCCGACAAGCTGCCCTCCGAACTCTCGGGCGGCATGATCAAGCGCGCGGCCCTCGCCCGGGCGCTGGCCCTCGACCCGGAGGTGCTCTTCCTCGACGAGCCGACCTCGGGCCTCGACCCGATCGGCGCGGGCGAGTTCGACGACCTCGTCGCCACCCTGCAGCGCACGCTCGGCCTGACCGTGTTCATGGTCACGCACGACCTCGACAGCCTCTACACCGCCTGCGACCGCATCGCGGCGCTCGGCGACGGCCAGATCATCGCGGCGGGCCCGATCGAGGAGATGCTCGCCTCGGACCACCCCTGGCTGCGCTCCTACTTCCACGGCAAGCGCGCGCGGGCGATCGTGCCCGGCGAGCCCCGCGCGGCGGCGCGATGA